The following coding sequences are from one Eucalyptus grandis isolate ANBG69807.140 chromosome 11, ASM1654582v1, whole genome shotgun sequence window:
- the LOC104425717 gene encoding GPI transamidase component PIG-S: MAEIAESSDTSPDPPAPKSDRREEFDPETMRRTKPGAKRLVLTLSVLVSFLIGFPLLWKSVEIYRAPLLFDDIDSLSKRMESEPLQFPCNFRAVFVGFDFGSEDFDRADNLKSSIANRMDGFVSGTSQCGTCSSNYSVSVVMESNSHCVQSRGGRRSCPYQCGAISSVDFASDDESIDGSLERVLGGECSGLAGKVYTVVVVNEDAGDKAVIGKYRHAWIVGRTQEEKAVENIAEIFVKVFSNGGKEEGLIHGEFMPVGADGRIVLSFNLLNTDPQDWIYDWDFNTIEEHMLSPLVEALGPIANITVESQVLYHTPKSCHASWDDELKSFILNTGDLPFFVNSNEWHLDTSTAAGGRSKVLQLVLYIPSAKECPLNLQLPNREISKANGYISPMWGGVVVWNPKNCLQDPEKYPAWHKISPQDLQKIFEVFVAQIRQLIGLKSDNLFIGTSGRSIMLASEKGFTEWELDALTRQHTCFNLRSCATTLSSLSRLVQSLPRMIIKDEIGKQVKLSMEAAKQAESDASHGIYDAAAVSSRQSRALAEDAFFHPSIMSISYYSFEHCFAVYSPFFLPVSLHVVLAALREWKRYQRENKKYFAWKAREDAS, translated from the exons ATGGCGGAGATCGCCGAGTCCTCCGACACCTCGCCGGACCCTCCGGCGCCAAAGTCCGACCGGCGAGAGGAGTTCGATCCGGAAACCATGCGGAGAACCAAGCCCGGAGCGAAGCGCCTCGTCCTCACCCTCTCCGTCCTCGTCTCCTTCCTAATCG GTTTTCCTCTCCTGTGGAAGTCGGTCGAAATCTACCGCGCCCCGCTCCTGTTCGACGACATCGATTCGCTGTCCAAGCGGATGGAATCGGAGCCTCTGCAGTTCCCGTGTAATTTCCGCGCGGTGTTCGTAGGGTTTGATTTCGGATCGGAGGATTTCGACCGCGCCGATAATCTGAAATCGTCGATTGCCAATCGGATGGACGGATTTGTGTCGGGAACTTCGCAATGTGGAACCTGCAGTAGCAATTATTCTGTCTCGGTGGTGATGGAATCGAACTCCCATTGCGTCCAGAGCCGTGGCGGTAGACGTTCATGTCCATATCAGTGTGGTGCAATTAGTTCCGTGGATTTTGCTAGTGACGATGAGAGCATTGACGGTTCATTGGAGCGTGTGTTGGGAGGAGAGTGTTCAGGGTTAGCCGGGAAGGTATACACCGTAGTGGTGGTGAATGAGGACGCGGGAGATAAAGCTGTAATAGGAAAGTACAGACATGCTTGGATTGTTGGTAGGACGCAGGAAGAGAAAGCCGTGGAAAATATTGCAGAGATTTTTGTTAAGGTATTCTCGAACGGTGGCAAAGAGGAAGGATTGATTCATGGGGAATTTATGCCTGTTGGAGCTGATGGGAGGATCGTGCTTTCTTTCAATTTGCTCAACACTGATCCGCAGGATTGGATTTATGATTG GGATTTTAATACGATAGAGGAGCATATGTTGTCCCCATTAGTTGAAGCTTTGGGACCTATTGCAAACATAACTGTGGAAAGTCAG GTTCTGTATCATACTCCAAAATCCTGCCATGCTTCTTGGGATGATGAGTTGAAAAGCTTCATCCTAAACACTGGTGATCTCCCATTCTTT GTCAATTCAAATGAGTGGCATCTGGACACTTCAACTGCAGCTGGTGGGCGGTCCAAGGTTTTGCAGCTTGTGCT ATACATACCATCTGCAAAGGAGTGCCCTCTAAATTTACAGCTTCCGAATAGGGAGATCTCCAAGGCTAATGGATATATATCACCT ATGTGGGGAGGTGTAGTTGTTTGGAATCCCAAGAATTGTTTGCAGGATCCAGAAAAGTACCCTGCATGGCACAAAATTTCACCTCAG GATCTTCAGAAGatatttgaagtttttgtgGCTCAGATACGTCAACTTATCGGTCTAAAATCTGATAACCTCTTTATTGGAACATCAGGCAGGTCCATCATGTTAGCTAGTGAGAAAGGCTTCACAGAATG GGAACTGGATGCCTTGACTAGGCAACATACCTGTTTTAATCTACGGTCATGTGCTACAACCCTTAGCTCCCTCTCCAGACTG GTTCAATCCCTTCCTCGAATGATCATAAAGGATGAGATAGGGAAGCAG GTTAAGCTTTCTATGGAAGCTGCAAAACAGGCTGAGAGTGATGCCTCCCATGGCATTTATGATGCTGCTGCTG TTTCCTCGAGGCAATCAAGAGCTCTAGCCGAGGATGCCTTTTTTCATCCATCTATTATGTCTATCAGCTATTACTCCTTCGAGCACTGCTTTGCTGTCTACTCG CCTTTCTTCCTCCCGGTGTCCCTGCATGTCGTCCTTGCGGCTTTGAGAGAATGGAAGAGATATCaacgagaaaataaaaagtacttTGCATGGAAAGCCCGAGAAGACGCATCATAG
- the LOC104425718 gene encoding uncharacterized protein LOC104425718: MYADRVEAEGKRSVRERLNGNSYADSSRRHQITGKRQRQDDKWEHDLYNNDEHQISNRRVEGRDLRLKLQRKGLQPASQGAKGTFSGVRDLREKLSGVISSQPTSNNTAKPKLAPEATKPTRRSVVEAPMPETKKAVNPVPNKKQKVGVDGLLRSLGLEKYSITFQAEEVDMTALLHMGDEDLKALGIPMGPRKKILLALESKD; encoded by the exons ATGTACGCCGATCGGGTGGAGGCCGAGGGCAAGAGGTCCGTCAGGGAGCGGCTCAACGGCAACTCCTACGCCGACTCCTCCAGGCGGCATCAGATCACCGGCAAGAG GCAGAGGCAAGACGATAAGTGGGAACATGATCTTTACAACAATGATGAACATCAGATTTCAA ATCGCAGGGTCGAGGGCCGTGATCTGCGTTTGAAGCTCCAGAGGAAGGGTCTACAGCCAGCATCTCAAGGTGCAAAGGGGACTTTTTCCGGTGTGCGAGATCTTCGTGAAAAGCTTTCTGGTGTAATAAGTTCCCAACCAACAAGTAATAACACAGCCAAACCAAAGTTGGCACCAGAGGCAACTAAACCTACCAGGAGAAGTGTTGTTGAAGCTCCTATGCCAGAGACCAAAAAAGCTGTTAACCCAGTTCCGAACAAGAAACAGAAG GTTGGCGTGGATGGTTTATTGCGGTCTTTGGGTCttgaaaaatattcaattaCATTTCAAGCTGAAGAA GTGGACATGACGGCTCTTTTACATATGGGTGATGAGGATCTCAAAGCTTTGGGAATTCCAATG GGTCCAAGGAAAAAGATACTTTTGGCATTGGAATCTAAAGATTAG